A stretch of DNA from Odocoileus virginianus isolate 20LAN1187 ecotype Illinois chromosome 7, Ovbor_1.2, whole genome shotgun sequence:
TTAGCTAAAGGGCCTAATGTAAACTGTATTATCTAAATTGAATCTTGATTCAAAGAACCCTGGATCTTATCAGATcaaaaaaaaacattaatattGGCCTGCAAATTCGCCCTCAGTGTTTCAGTGTATGAAACTTTGAAGGAGCAACAGTTTCAGAAAACGCATAATTACAGACCTATTGTCaaccctttctccctcctttagTTCAGAGACAAATAAGAGTGGATTATCACTGATATGAAAATaatgacaacagcaacaaaaatcatcatcataataatagAAAAGTAGATATCATGTCCTGATTGCTTATCAAGTGCCAGCCTGGCTTCCAAACTATTATGTAAATTATTACATTTACAAAAGAAACTTATGAGGCCAGTACTCGTATTATACTTATTTTTGCcaataatgaatttttaaattaagaaatgttAAGACTACATAGATAATAAGTGATAGAGCTAGACATGAACCAGAGTCTCTATTCAATGATaccttatttaatctttaaaCAAATGTTTCTTAAAAGGTACCAATGGAGGTTCATGAGATCATTTCAGATGGCATAGTaattagcttttatattttaaaggaagatcccctggaggaggatatggcaactcactccagtattttttttttttccatttatttttattagttggaggctaattactttacatcattacagtagtttttgtcatacattgaaatgaattagccatggatttacatgtattccccatcccagtccccccccccccccccccacctccctctccacccgatccctctgggtcttcccagtgcaccaggcccgagcacttgtctcgtgtacccaacctgggctggtgatctgtttcaccctagataatatacatgtttcaatgctgttctcttgaaacatcccaccctcgccttctcccagagtccacaagtctgttctatacatctgagtctctttttctgttttgcatatagggttatcgttaccatctttctaaagtccatatatatgtgttagtatactgtaatggtctttatctttctggcttacttcgctctgtataatgggctccagtttcatccatctcattagaactgattcaaatgaattctttttaatggttgagtagtattccatggtgtatatgtaccacagcttcctcatccattcgtctgctgatgggcatctgggttgcttccatgtcctggctattataaacagtgctgcaatgaacattggggtgcatgtgtctctttcagatctggtttccttggtgtgtatgcccagaagtgggattgctgagtcatatggcagttctatttccagctttttaagaaatctccacactgttttccatagtggctgtactaatttgcattcccaccaacagtgtaagagggttcccttttctccacaccctctccagcatttattgcttgtagacttttggatagcagccatcctgactggcgtataatggtacctcattgtggttttgattagcatttctatgataatgagatcactccagtatttttgcctggagaatcccatggatagagaggcctggtgggctacagtccatggggttgcaaagagtcagacacaactgaagcaacttagcatgcacgcatgcatatataaatatataatttgcagAATTTCTACTCAGGCTAGTAATATGAATTTTTATAGTGATAAAATACATGTATGataaaatttaccactttaactattttcagttcagttcagttcagtcgctcagtcatgtccgactctgcgaccccaaggactgcagcatgccaggcttccctgtccatcaccaactcctggagcttgttcaaactcatggccatcaagtcagtgatgccatccaaccatctcatcctctgttatccctttctcctcctgccttcaatctttcccagcatcagggtcttttccaatgagtcagttctccgcatcaggtggccaaagtattggagtttcagcttcagcatcagtccttccaacgaatattcaggactgattttcttcaaaattgactggtttgatctccttgtagtccaaggaactctcaagagtcttctccaacaccacagttcaaaagcatcaattcttcactgctcagctttctttatagtccaactgtcacaatcatacatgactactggaagaactaTAACTTTAACTATTTTAGGTATACAATTTTGTAGTATTTAGTACAACAATGTAGTGCAACCCTCACCACTATCTAGTTTAAGAAAATTTTGTCACTCTGAGCAGTCACTCACCTCTCATCCTTCATTCCAGGACCTGGTAAccattaatctgctttctgtctctatagatttgtctattgtggatatttcatatatatggaaGCATACAACACAtggccttttgtgactgacttatttaacttaatataaagccttcaaggttcatccatactgAAGTATGTGTcagaatatatttccattttaaaactgaataatattccattgtatgtactaactacattttgtttatccattcatccactggaGGACACTTGGGTTTCTcccacctttttttcccccaccttttgactactgtgaataatgctgctgtaagtATAAGTAtacaaatatctattcaagtctttgctttcatttattttgggtatctaccagaagtggaattgctgaattatatggtaattctatatttaattttttgaggaatcatcATTTTCCGCAGCAGCTGCCCCATTTTACATTCTCCCTagcaatgcacaagggttctaatttctccacatccttgacatttggtattttctgtgtttttgataatagccatcctaatggatgAGTAGAGGTAttttattatggttttgatttgcatttcattaatgattggtgatgttgaacatcttttcatgtacttactgGCCACCTGTATATTTTCTCTAGGGaagtgtctattcaagtcctttgcccattcttTTAAtcagttatttgtttttctgttgttgagttgtaggagctgCTTATTAGTCtaaatattaatcccttatcaggtacatgatttacaaacattttctcccattctgtgggatGTCTTTTCATTCTATTGATAGTGCCCTTTGATGCATAAAACTTTTTAGTTTTGCTAAAGctcaacttgtttatttttacttttgttaccTTTGTTTTTAGCATATCCAAGAAACTGTTGCTAAATTCAATGTCATGgagctttttttccctctttcgtttctagatttttatagttttaggtgtTACATCTAGATCTTTGACACattttgaatttctcttttgTATACAGTATAGCAACAGGTCCAACTTCAATCTTTTGTATATGGGTATTCCTCTTTTCTGCATATATCCCAGACTGAGTGCTGGAGAAGCCAGAAACCTAGAAATGCCAGTAGGCATAAATAGAAAAGTCCCACGAAAAACCTGCTCTCTCTAGCCAAAGGACCCAAAAAGGAGACAGcctagcaaaacaaaaaatttgtaAACAACCGCTACTCCAGCCAAATACCACAGGAAAAGTCAAACAGAAACTAAGGCCCCGTTCCAAACTCTCACCAGGCTATGAGCTGGGAGAGAGGGAGCTGGACTCTCCTGCTCCCACCCCTGATGGATGATGCCAAAGAAGGCCAAGCAAAGACTTTCATCCCCACTTGGGTGGTAACAGGGCCCTTCTCTTtgcagtgggggagggaagaCCATAAAAGCAATGTGGATATCAGCCCCCACCTGGGGGTTATGAGGTACCTTCCCACTCCCCACTGAGATGGCAACAGAGAGGGCTAGTGGAGTTCAGGATTTTCACCACCATAAAGAGGTAATAAGGCCACTCTCCCCAACTCACTTCACACATACATGTACTTAAGTGTAAACCTAACATAACATGCATAGGACTTGAATGCCTAAAACTAcaaatgctaatgaaagaaatcaaagaatatcTACATAAACAGATACAGTATATTCACGGATTAGAAGATTCAACATAGTAAACACGTCTATTTTCCACAACTGACAAAAACACTCCTATCAAACTCCAGCAAGACTTTTATAGACACAGGAAATAttaatctaaaatttatatggaaatgcaaaggaattataaaaaaaatttcgaaaaaaagaatagagaggAATCACCCTACCCAATTTTCAGACTGTTTATATATAGTAAACAAGATGGTATGGTATTGGTGGAAGAATAAACACagagatcagtggaacagagtaAGGAACCCAGCAATAATCCTACACAAGCACagccaactgatttttgacaaagttgCAAATGCAATTCAATGGAGTATGAACAGGCTTCAACAAATCTTGCTGGAGCAACTGGGTATCCATAGGCTGAAAAATGAGTCACTGACTTAATCTCCATACATTATgcaaaagaaactcaaaatggatcacagatttaaatgtaaaatgatagaacttgtagaagaaaacaaaggagaaaactttCAGGACTTAGGGCCTGGTGAAGAGTTCTTAGACGTGATACCAAACACATGAtccattaagagaaaaaaaaaatcaataaattatacTTCATCAAAAGTAGAAactttgggaacttccctggtggtccagtggttaagactctgcacttaaAATtgggagagtagcactgaaacatatacattaccatatgtaaaacagatagtgggaatttgctgtgtgactagGGAGCTCAGACCCAGAcaacatagaggggtgggatgcggtGGGAGATGCAAGattcaggaaggaggggacatacatatacacctatggctgattcatgttgacatatagcagaaaccaatacaatactgtaaagcaatttttcctttaattaaaaagaatttttaattaatttatttagttggctgcaccaggtcttggttgtATCATGAGAGAGCTTTAGATGTGGAATGTAAACCACAtatgggatatagttccctgaccagtgatcaaacccaggccccctgcattgggagttcagagtcttagacactggaccaccagggaagtctcaaaaataattaaaaaaaaaaaaagaatgaaaaaaaaactaggtagccagtgggaatttgctgtatgatgcaaggagctcaaatctggtACTCTacgacaacctagaggggtagggtgggaggtgggagggaggctctagagggaggggacatatgtgtacccatggctgattcatgttgacatatggcagaaaccaacacaatattgcaaagcaattatcatccaattaaaagtaaataatattttttttaaaaaaaggaaagaaaaagattctgtgcttccaatgaaataggtgtgggtttgatccctggtcaggaaaccaagagcccacatgctgtttggcaggataaaaaaaaaattttttttaaagtaaaaaacttTTGTTCTTCAAGAGAccttattaaaggaaaaaaagacaagtcaCATGTTGCGAGAAAATCTTTGAAAACCACATGCCTGCCTCACCAATGATTCATATCTAGAATCTAGAAAGAATTCTTGCAATCcaacaataaaaaacaatctcattagaaaacaggaaaaggatatgaagagatatttcaccaaagaggatatatagatggcaaataaacacacaaaatgatgttcaacatcactagccattagggaaatgcaaattaagaccacAAAGAGCTACCGCTATGTCTATTAAAAGAgctaataacattttttaaaaaaaagtggaaatatcaAATTCTggtaagaatacaaagaactagaTCACTCATACATTActctgtatgtgtgttagttactcagttgtttctgattctttgcgaccccattgactatagcctaccaggctccactgttcatggaattttccaggcaagtatactagagtggattgccatttccgtctccaggggatcttcccaatcaagggactgaacctgggtccccagcactgcaagcaaattctttactatttgagccccCGGGGGAAGCATACATTACTAGTAGGAATAAAAAATGAACTGTGTGCATATTGTACCACTGCCAGTTTCCTACTTTTGGCGTTGTACTGTAGTTGGATAAACTATAATCTTTGGGAGAAACTGGGTGAAGGATACACTGGACTTATGTTCTATCTTTGCAAAtttctatgaatatatataaataaataaatatctcccacaaataaatccaaataaaataaatgggtcAAATATGATCACATTTAGGTAGTCTTAATTTGTTACATAATCTGCAGACTAAGGTCCTGACTAAGGTCAATAATATTTCCTAAGGCTCTGCGTTTCTTACTTGTCTCTACCTCTTTCCTATTACAGCAATAGGAAAATAGAAAACTCTTATATAGAATGAAATATGCATGCTCTAAGTATTTTACATAGATAGGCCTATTAATTCTCACCAAATCCAGTGTGGTAAGTTTATCTTCTGCGCTTTACAAAGGAGGTTCTGAagcacagacttccctggtggctcagagggtaaagcatctgcctacaatgcaggagacctgggtttgatccctgggtcgggatgatcccctggagaaggaaatggcaacccactccagtactcttgcctggaaaatcccatggacggaggagcctgttgggctacagtccatggggtcgcaaagagtcggacacgactgagcgacttcacttcacttcactctgaagcacagagaagtttcaTGGCCTAGAAAGTGCTGGAGTCAGGGTATGGAGCCAAGTAAACTGCGTTCAGAGGCCACATGGATCTTAGAAACAGAGGAACTCGATGGAAGCTCAGAGCAGGCATGCCCTTTGCAAGGCTAGGCTCTAAACATGGTGTTTTACCTGGCTTATTTCTATTGGCTGTTTGTCACCTAACAAAGaaaacttgcttttgtttttacagCTATAATGCTGATGAGGATCAGATCAAGGATAAGCTGGAACAGTTGAGATGTCACTTTACATGGGAGTTGATCATTGAAGAGACAGAAATACCGGATTTAGAAAACAGGGTCTGGGAGCAGATTACATTCCTGGACACCAACTACAAGGTGGGAATACACAACTTACTGGCCTATGTGAAACACCTGAAAGGCCAGAATGAGGAAGCCCTGAAGAGTTTACAAGAAGCTGAAGACTTAACCCAGCCAGAACATGCCAACCAATCAGAAGTGAGAAGTATGGTTACCTGGGGCAACTACGCCTGGTTGCATTACCATATGGGCCACCAGGCAGAAGCCCAGATTTACCTGGACAAGGTGAAGAACATCTGCAGGAAACTTACAAATTCCTCCAGCTATAGAATGGAGTGTCCTCAGATGGACTGTGAGGAAGGATGGGCCTTGCTGAAATGTGGAGGAAAGAATTATGAACGGGCCAAAGTCTGCTTTGAAAAGGCTCTGGAAGTGGACCCTGAAAACCCTGAATTCAGCACTGGGTATGCAATCGTTGTCTATCGCCTGGATGGCTTTAACAAAGCACCAGAGAGTAGTGGCGAATTTTGTCTGAACACCCTAAAACAGGCAGTCAGGTTGAATCCAAATAATGCATACATTAAGGCTCTTCTTGGCCTGAAGCTTCAAGATGTAGATCAAGAAGCTGAAGGAGAAAAGTACATCGAAGAAGCACTGACCAGTGCATCCTCAAAGACCTATGTCTATCGGTATGCTGCCAAGTTTTACCGAAGAAAAGGTGTTCTGGATGAAGCTCTTCGGCTCTCAAAATTGGCCTTGAAGGAAACCCCCTCCTCTGCTTTCCTGCATCACCAGACAGGGCTTTGCTACAAGTCACAAATAATCGAAATAAAGAAAGTTACAAACTGTCAGCCTAAAGGACAGGATAAAGAAAACATCAACAGAATAGTACCACTAGCCATACAACATTTTGAACAGGCTGTGCAACTAAAGCCCACATTTGAGTTTGCTTATACAAGCCTGGCAGAAATGTATGCAGAAGCAGGTGACCACAAAAAAGCTGAAGATACTTTTCAAAAAGTGCTCTGCATGAAATCAGTCGACAAAGAAATGCTGCAACACATACATTTCCACTATGGCCGATTTCTGGAATTTCACAAAAAATCTGAAGTTGATGCAATTAGCCattatttaaaagcaataaaaatagaaaacgcATCAATAGATAAgaataaaagcatcaattctttgatgaaATTGGCTTCAAAGAAACTCCGGAGAAATGCATCAGATATAGAAAGCTTGAGTATCCTTGGGTTCATCCACaaagtaaaaggagaaattaatgaAGCCCTGGAGTATTATGAGCAGGCCCTGAGGCTGGCTCCTGACTTGGAGACGTCTGTGCCTGTGACCCCTAGGCACTGAAATACGGACTACTGCCACAATATATACTAATCATCTTTTCTGCTTGCGACTTTCAGAAACACATTATGTAACCACAATGATGTAATCTTTGACCAATTACTCAAACCTGATAAAACATTAGTTGTATTCAGAAAACAGTGAAACAGCCTTCAGGAGCAGTTGCGCGATCAGATCTATCCAAGATGGTGACTGTGGAACCAGAAACCACCCCTACTCTTAATCCCCCACCTACAGAAGAAGAGATAACAGAATGTAGTGAGGTTGCTAACCCGGAACACTGTGTTAAATAAACACCCTTTACAGAACAGATGGGCactctggttttttaaaaatgataaaagcaaaaCTTGGCAAGCAAACCTTCGATTGATCTCTAAGTTTGATACTGTTGAAGACTTTTGATCTCTGTACAACCATATCCAGTTATCTAGTAATTTAATGCCTGGCTCTGACTACTCACTTTTTAAGGATGGTATTAAGCCTATGTGGGaagatgagaaaaacagacaatAAGGACGATGGCTAATTACACTGAACAAACAGCAGAGACGAAGTGACCTCGATATTTTCTGGCTAGAGACACTGCTGTGCCTTATTGGAGAATCTTTTGATGACTACAGTGATGATGTATGTGGAGCTGCCGGTAATGTTAGAGCTAAAGGTAATAAGacatggacacgagtttgagtaaactctgcaagttgatgatggacagggaggcctggcgggctgcagtccatggcgtcacgaagagtcggacacaactaagcgactcaactgaactgaaaggtgatAAAATAGCAATATGGACTACTGaatgtgaaaacaagagaaactgCTACACCTATCGGGAGGGTATACAAGGAAAGGTTAGGACTTCCTCTAAAGATAGTGATTTGGTATCAGTCCCATGCAGACACAGCTACTAAGAGCAGCTCCACCACTAAAAATTGGTTTGTTGTTTAAGAAGACAGTCTCTGGGGCCTAACATGGCGGCCAGCCGCTACCGGCGGTTTCTTAATCTGTGTGAGGAATGGCCAGTGGACGAGACCAAACGGGGCCGGGACTTGGGCGCTTATCTGCCGCAGCGGGTAGCAGGCCTTTCGGGAGGGAGAAACACCCAGACTGCAGAGCCTGAGGCCTGTGATCAGAGGTACGAGAGCTTGGCACGGCTGCACTCAAACTACTACAAACACAAGTACCCTCGCCCCAGAGACACACGCTTCAGCGGCCTGTCCCTGGAAGAGTACAAGCTGATCCTGTCCTCAGACACGTCGGATGAGTTTAAGGAGATGAATAAAGGCACGTGGAAGAAGCTGCAGGAGAAGTTTTCCCCCGGGAACCCCACGGAAAAGCACAAAGCCTGGGCTCAGGCCCTGTGGCGCCCGCGCACCTAAGCGCGGCGTCGTGTATGTTGCCATCATCAATAAAATGCTCTGATTtccccccctcccaaaaaaagaaGACACTCTCTGAGTATTCTCATAGGCGACTGCCTCAAGCAATCGAGATTTGGAGGCTGAACAAAAGCCTCTTCAAAAGCAGAATGGGCTGCATTTAAATTTGAGTTCCATCTAAATGTTGCTAAGATATAAGGAAGTCTCATTAGCCTTTGTCTTGTACTTctgtattcatattttcttttttttttttttttggctagagTGTCCATTATCCCAATCAAAGTATTACAGTACACATCATATCATCCCCAGAATCCATACATGTGTTCCTGGCCCACTCTGTAATAGCTTAGTAGAATTAACCATTACAAAAACATTTGACCCatctacaatattaaaaaaaaagaacttg
This window harbors:
- the LOC110137817 gene encoding interferon-induced protein with tetratricopeptide repeats 1-like, with protein sequence MSYNADEDQIKDKLEQLRCHFTWELIIEETEIPDLENRVWEQITFLDTNYKVGIHNLLAYVKHLKGQNEEALKSLQEAEDLTQPEHANQSEVRSMVTWGNYAWLHYHMGHQAEAQIYLDKVKNICRKLTNSSSYRMECPQMDCEEGWALLKCGGKNYERAKVCFEKALEVDPENPEFSTGYAIVVYRLDGFNKAPESSGEFCLNTLKQAVRLNPNNAYIKALLGLKLQDVDQEAEGEKYIEEALTSASSKTYVYRYAAKFYRRKGVLDEALRLSKLALKETPSSAFLHHQTGLCYKSQIIEIKKVTNCQPKGQDKENINRIVPLAIQHFEQAVQLKPTFEFAYTSLAEMYAEAGDHKKAEDTFQKVLCMKSVDKEMLQHIHFHYGRFLEFHKKSEVDAISHYLKAIKIENASIDKNKSINSLMKLASKKLRRNASDIESLSILGFIHKVKGEINEALEYYEQALRLAPDLETSVPVTPRH